In Agelaius phoeniceus isolate bAgePho1 chromosome 18, bAgePho1.hap1, whole genome shotgun sequence, one genomic interval encodes:
- the TRAFD1 gene encoding TRAF-type zinc finger domain-containing protein 1 isoform X2 has translation MAIADVPAAESRLCGNCKKDIPAVNFIIHEIHCRRNIEICPYCSDSIPKSEMKNHIESEHVQVTCKCRMKMESSLLKDHEASSCPLRPVLCQFCDIQLAFNKLQEHELYCGARTEPCGRCGRHVLLRELPEHPRVCGTPDTPGTPGTPGTPDTPQRAAKDGATAAPAAPRDELQRPELLHSQLAEDWNADLDYVLALSLQSENNPQHNTAADIPRDFWEYDYTKEPGQSAHLGGTDLPSIFSCDSPGSFSTSNHSKIDKDMIMLPCEFCEELCPAEDLILHQTGCNPASAFASFSKRSSSPNPWEYSGLQAEGSNSHRSVPSSQPQAGQAEGDIMIPCEFCGIQLEEEILFHHQHHCDLRPASPTGDIGDIAAQELPAQPRGDRRESPEPARRRIRHQGDVSPWHAEGSGKLGLFPAAGPRLRTGVAKAGDAALSPPGRAGDAPGKPGKGSGTEGTRKDRGDSAAGTAPRARAAQHFQAETFTSSSSRASPAQPSSGAAGGGGSLGLSDGRSGLRRRSSKAKGQSPAAGQPEE, from the exons ATGGCCATCGCCGACGTGCCCGCGGCCGAGTCCCGGCTCTGCGGCAACTG CAAAAAGGATATTCCTGCAGTCAATTTCATCATCCATGAAATCCACTGTAGAAGAAATATTGAAATATGCCCCTACTGCAGCGACTCCATCCCAAAGTCTGAGATGAAGAACCACATTGAGTCTGAACACGTGCAG GTCACCTGCAAGTGTAGGATGAAGATGGAGAGCAGCCTCCTGAAGGATCATGAG GCGTCCTCGTGTCCCCTGCGGCCCGTGCTGTGCCAGTTCTGTGACATCCAGCTGGCCTTCAACAAGCTCCAGGAGCACGAGCTCTACTGCGGGGCCAGGACCGAGCCCTGCGGGCGCTGCGGCCGCCACGTCCTGCTCAGGGAGCTGCCGGAGCACCCGCGGGTCTGCGGGACACCGGACacaccggggacaccggggacaccggggacaccggACACACCGCAGAGGGCGGCCAAGGACGGCGCCACCGCCGCGCCGGCGGCCCCGA GGGATGAGCTACAGAGACCTGAACTCCTTCATTCCCAGCTTGCTGAAGACTGGAATGCTGACCTGGACTATGTGTTGGCTCTCAGCCTGCAAAGTGAGAATAACCCTCAGCACAACACTGCAGCTGACATTCCCAGGGATTTCTGGGAATACGACTACACCAAAGAGCCTGGACAATCTGCCCACCTTGGTGGAACAGACCTGCCCAGCATCTTCTCCTGTGACTCTCCAGGCTCCTTTAGCACATCAAACCACAGCAAAATAG ACAAGGACATGATCATGTTGCCCTGCGAGTTCTGTGaggagctgtgtcctgctgaAGATCTGATCCTACACCAG ACAGGGTGTAACCCAGCAAGTGCCTTTGCCTCGTTCAGTAAGAGAAGTTCCTCTCCAAATCCATGGGAATACAGTGGTCTGCAGGCTGAGGGCTCCAACAGCCACAGGAGTGTCCcctcatcccagccccaggctggccaggCAGAAGGAGACATCATGATTCCATGTGAATTCTGTGGCATCCAGCTGGAAGAGGAGATTCTCTTTCATCACCAG CACCACTGTGACCTgcgccctgccagccccacgggtgacattggtgacattgcagctcaggagctgccagcccagccccgcggGGACAGACGGGAATCACCAGAGCCGGCTCGGCGACGGATCCGGCACCAAG gagatgtTTCTCCTTGGCACGCAGAGGGCTCTGGgaagctggggctgttccctgctgcagggcccaggctGAGGACGGGGGTGGCCAAGGCTGGGGACGCGGCGCTGTCCCCTCCAGGGAGAGCCGGTGACGCTCCGGGCAAGCCCGGGAAGGGCagtggcactgaggggacacgcAAGGACAGAGGtgactctgcagctgggacagcaccCCGGGCAAGAGCTGCTCAGCACTTCCAGGCAGAGACATTcacttccagctcctccagagcttctccagcccagccaag ctctggtgccgcaggaggaggagggagcctGGGGCTGTCGGACGGGCGCAGCGGCCTCCGGCGCCGGAGCTCCAAG GCAAAAggccagagcccagcagctggaCAGCCAGAGGAGTGA
- the TRAFD1 gene encoding TRAF-type zinc finger domain-containing protein 1 isoform X3 translates to MAIADVPAAESRLCGNCKKDIPAVNFIIHEIHCRRNIEICPYCSDSIPKSEMKNHIESEHVQVTCKCRMKMESSLLKDHEASSCPLRPVLCQFCDIQLAFNKLQEHELYCGARTEPCGRCGRHVLLRELPEHPRVCGTPDTPGTPGTPGTPDTPQRAAKDGATAAPAAPSEGDELQRPELLHSQLAEDWNADLDYVLALSLQSENNPQHNTAADIPRDFWEYDYTKEPGQSAHLGGTDLPSIFSCDSPGSFSTSNHSKIDKDMIMLPCEFCEELCPAEDLILHQTGCNPASAFASFSKRSSSPNPWEYSGLQAEGSNSHRSVPSSQPQAGQAEGDIMIPCEFCGIQLEEEILFHHQHHCDLRPASPTGDIGDIAAQELPAQPRGDRRESPEPARRRIRHQGDVSPWHAEGSGKLGLFPAAGPRLRTGVAKAGDAALSPPGRAGDAPGKPGKGSGTEGTRKDRGDSAAGTAPRARAAQHFQAETFTSSSSRASPAQPSAICPLG, encoded by the exons ATGGCCATCGCCGACGTGCCCGCGGCCGAGTCCCGGCTCTGCGGCAACTG CAAAAAGGATATTCCTGCAGTCAATTTCATCATCCATGAAATCCACTGTAGAAGAAATATTGAAATATGCCCCTACTGCAGCGACTCCATCCCAAAGTCTGAGATGAAGAACCACATTGAGTCTGAACACGTGCAG GTCACCTGCAAGTGTAGGATGAAGATGGAGAGCAGCCTCCTGAAGGATCATGAG GCGTCCTCGTGTCCCCTGCGGCCCGTGCTGTGCCAGTTCTGTGACATCCAGCTGGCCTTCAACAAGCTCCAGGAGCACGAGCTCTACTGCGGGGCCAGGACCGAGCCCTGCGGGCGCTGCGGCCGCCACGTCCTGCTCAGGGAGCTGCCGGAGCACCCGCGGGTCTGCGGGACACCGGACacaccggggacaccggggacaccggggacaccggACACACCGCAGAGGGCGGCCAAGGACGGCGCCACCGCCGCGCCGGCGGCCCCGAGTGAGG GGGATGAGCTACAGAGACCTGAACTCCTTCATTCCCAGCTTGCTGAAGACTGGAATGCTGACCTGGACTATGTGTTGGCTCTCAGCCTGCAAAGTGAGAATAACCCTCAGCACAACACTGCAGCTGACATTCCCAGGGATTTCTGGGAATACGACTACACCAAAGAGCCTGGACAATCTGCCCACCTTGGTGGAACAGACCTGCCCAGCATCTTCTCCTGTGACTCTCCAGGCTCCTTTAGCACATCAAACCACAGCAAAATAG ACAAGGACATGATCATGTTGCCCTGCGAGTTCTGTGaggagctgtgtcctgctgaAGATCTGATCCTACACCAG ACAGGGTGTAACCCAGCAAGTGCCTTTGCCTCGTTCAGTAAGAGAAGTTCCTCTCCAAATCCATGGGAATACAGTGGTCTGCAGGCTGAGGGCTCCAACAGCCACAGGAGTGTCCcctcatcccagccccaggctggccaggCAGAAGGAGACATCATGATTCCATGTGAATTCTGTGGCATCCAGCTGGAAGAGGAGATTCTCTTTCATCACCAG CACCACTGTGACCTgcgccctgccagccccacgggtgacattggtgacattgcagctcaggagctgccagcccagccccgcggGGACAGACGGGAATCACCAGAGCCGGCTCGGCGACGGATCCGGCACCAAG gagatgtTTCTCCTTGGCACGCAGAGGGCTCTGGgaagctggggctgttccctgctgcagggcccaggctGAGGACGGGGGTGGCCAAGGCTGGGGACGCGGCGCTGTCCCCTCCAGGGAGAGCCGGTGACGCTCCGGGCAAGCCCGGGAAGGGCagtggcactgaggggacacgcAAGGACAGAGGtgactctgcagctgggacagcaccCCGGGCAAGAGCTGCTCAGCACTTCCAGGCAGAGACATTcacttccagctcctccagagcttctccagcccagccaag TGCCATCTGTCCCCTGGGGTGA
- the TRAFD1 gene encoding TRAF-type zinc finger domain-containing protein 1 isoform X1, whose product MAIADVPAAESRLCGNCKKDIPAVNFIIHEIHCRRNIEICPYCSDSIPKSEMKNHIESEHVQVTCKCRMKMESSLLKDHEASSCPLRPVLCQFCDIQLAFNKLQEHELYCGARTEPCGRCGRHVLLRELPEHPRVCGTPDTPGTPGTPGTPDTPQRAAKDGATAAPAAPSEGDELQRPELLHSQLAEDWNADLDYVLALSLQSENNPQHNTAADIPRDFWEYDYTKEPGQSAHLGGTDLPSIFSCDSPGSFSTSNHSKIDKDMIMLPCEFCEELCPAEDLILHQTGCNPASAFASFSKRSSSPNPWEYSGLQAEGSNSHRSVPSSQPQAGQAEGDIMIPCEFCGIQLEEEILFHHQHHCDLRPASPTGDIGDIAAQELPAQPRGDRRESPEPARRRIRHQGDVSPWHAEGSGKLGLFPAAGPRLRTGVAKAGDAALSPPGRAGDAPGKPGKGSGTEGTRKDRGDSAAGTAPRARAAQHFQAETFTSSSSRASPAQPSSGAAGGGGSLGLSDGRSGLRRRSSKAKGQSPAAGQPEE is encoded by the exons ATGGCCATCGCCGACGTGCCCGCGGCCGAGTCCCGGCTCTGCGGCAACTG CAAAAAGGATATTCCTGCAGTCAATTTCATCATCCATGAAATCCACTGTAGAAGAAATATTGAAATATGCCCCTACTGCAGCGACTCCATCCCAAAGTCTGAGATGAAGAACCACATTGAGTCTGAACACGTGCAG GTCACCTGCAAGTGTAGGATGAAGATGGAGAGCAGCCTCCTGAAGGATCATGAG GCGTCCTCGTGTCCCCTGCGGCCCGTGCTGTGCCAGTTCTGTGACATCCAGCTGGCCTTCAACAAGCTCCAGGAGCACGAGCTCTACTGCGGGGCCAGGACCGAGCCCTGCGGGCGCTGCGGCCGCCACGTCCTGCTCAGGGAGCTGCCGGAGCACCCGCGGGTCTGCGGGACACCGGACacaccggggacaccggggacaccggggacaccggACACACCGCAGAGGGCGGCCAAGGACGGCGCCACCGCCGCGCCGGCGGCCCCGAGTGAGG GGGATGAGCTACAGAGACCTGAACTCCTTCATTCCCAGCTTGCTGAAGACTGGAATGCTGACCTGGACTATGTGTTGGCTCTCAGCCTGCAAAGTGAGAATAACCCTCAGCACAACACTGCAGCTGACATTCCCAGGGATTTCTGGGAATACGACTACACCAAAGAGCCTGGACAATCTGCCCACCTTGGTGGAACAGACCTGCCCAGCATCTTCTCCTGTGACTCTCCAGGCTCCTTTAGCACATCAAACCACAGCAAAATAG ACAAGGACATGATCATGTTGCCCTGCGAGTTCTGTGaggagctgtgtcctgctgaAGATCTGATCCTACACCAG ACAGGGTGTAACCCAGCAAGTGCCTTTGCCTCGTTCAGTAAGAGAAGTTCCTCTCCAAATCCATGGGAATACAGTGGTCTGCAGGCTGAGGGCTCCAACAGCCACAGGAGTGTCCcctcatcccagccccaggctggccaggCAGAAGGAGACATCATGATTCCATGTGAATTCTGTGGCATCCAGCTGGAAGAGGAGATTCTCTTTCATCACCAG CACCACTGTGACCTgcgccctgccagccccacgggtgacattggtgacattgcagctcaggagctgccagcccagccccgcggGGACAGACGGGAATCACCAGAGCCGGCTCGGCGACGGATCCGGCACCAAG gagatgtTTCTCCTTGGCACGCAGAGGGCTCTGGgaagctggggctgttccctgctgcagggcccaggctGAGGACGGGGGTGGCCAAGGCTGGGGACGCGGCGCTGTCCCCTCCAGGGAGAGCCGGTGACGCTCCGGGCAAGCCCGGGAAGGGCagtggcactgaggggacacgcAAGGACAGAGGtgactctgcagctgggacagcaccCCGGGCAAGAGCTGCTCAGCACTTCCAGGCAGAGACATTcacttccagctcctccagagcttctccagcccagccaag ctctggtgccgcaggaggaggagggagcctGGGGCTGTCGGACGGGCGCAGCGGCCTCCGGCGCCGGAGCTCCAAG GCAAAAggccagagcccagcagctggaCAGCCAGAGGAGTGA